A single Thermincola ferriacetica DNA region contains:
- a CDS encoding MBL fold metallo-hydrolase translates to MLVKRFSVGPLGANCYVVICEETGKALVIDPGGDAGKILAYLDEQRLQAKYIINTHGHIDHIGAGQELQEGACASGLFIHRMRSCWKTRT, encoded by the coding sequence ATGCTGGTTAAGAGATTTTCAGTGGGGCCGTTGGGAGCAAACTGTTATGTTGTGATCTGTGAAGAGACCGGAAAGGCATTGGTAATAGATCCCGGAGGTGACGCGGGGAAAATACTGGCTTATCTGGACGAACAGAGGCTGCAGGCAAAATATATCATCAACACCCACGGGCATATAGACCATATCGGAGCCGGCCAGGAGCTACAGGAAGGAGCGTGCGCCAGCGGCTTATTCATTCACAGGATGCGGTCATGCTGGAAGACCCGGACCTAA
- a CDS encoding CGGC domain-containing protein, with product MKVGLIRCRQTEDMCPATTDFLVMKDKKCAFENVQENIELIGVNTCGGCPGKKAVTRAVEMVKRGADTVVLASCITRGNPIGFACPHAKTIKEAIAKKLGDRIKIIDYTH from the coding sequence ATGAAAGTTGGCTTGATCAGATGCAGGCAAACTGAGGACATGTGCCCGGCTACTACAGATTTTCTGGTGATGAAAGATAAAAAATGTGCTTTTGAAAATGTGCAGGAAAATATTGAATTGATCGGAGTCAATACCTGTGGCGGATGTCCGGGTAAAAAAGCTGTGACGAGGGCCGTTGAAATGGTTAAACGCGGAGCAGATACCGTTGTTCTGGCATCATGCATTACCCGGGGCAACCCGATTGGGTTTGCCTGTCCACATGCTAAAACAATAAAAGAAGCGATTGCGAAGAAACTGGGTGATCGGATTAAAATTATTGACTACACCCATTAA
- a CDS encoding uroporphyrinogen decarboxylase family protein, producing the protein MNSKERVLKILKGEEADRPACFSGMGNVTTAGLDQLGYKFATVHGDAKKLAETAATSYRLFGYECAVVPYDLCVEAEAIGCVMNPYEDVSNLLYPTIKEKVCHSQDEMTTFPIPDNISSRGRVPVVCEAIKLLQADIGNEVAVGTYVLGPFTLAGQLMDLNDLLKLSFKKPDLVNATLDRLATVIIEIAKAYHAAGADYITVREMGAPTDVLSPKVFKNVIAPHLKRVFEALAEIKCPAVLHMCGKTNPIMSIMKGTGAPAISVEQSNDLLMSRDDIGWDTLLFGNVDAYNVLVTGSPADVEAAVIKALEGSADAIWPSCDIWPTAPMENMKAMVETTKKYGAEKWARKKR; encoded by the coding sequence ATGAATTCTAAAGAGAGAGTTTTAAAAATTTTAAAGGGCGAAGAAGCTGACAGGCCGGCTTGCTTCAGCGGAATGGGCAATGTTACTACTGCGGGACTTGACCAACTGGGGTACAAATTTGCCACTGTTCATGGTGACGCCAAAAAGCTGGCTGAAACAGCCGCTACTTCCTACCGGCTTTTTGGCTACGAGTGTGCTGTAGTTCCTTATGACCTCTGCGTGGAGGCTGAGGCTATCGGCTGTGTGATGAATCCATATGAGGATGTTTCCAATCTTCTTTATCCGACTATCAAAGAGAAGGTTTGCCATTCGCAAGATGAAATGACAACCTTCCCCATCCCTGACAATATTTCTTCCCGTGGCCGGGTACCGGTAGTATGTGAGGCGATTAAACTGCTCCAGGCAGATATAGGAAACGAAGTGGCTGTAGGCACTTATGTGCTCGGGCCTTTTACCCTGGCAGGGCAACTGATGGACCTTAACGACCTGTTGAAGCTGTCTTTTAAAAAGCCTGACCTGGTTAATGCCACTTTGGACCGGTTGGCTACTGTAATCATTGAAATAGCTAAAGCGTACCATGCGGCTGGAGCGGATTATATTACCGTCAGGGAAATGGGCGCTCCGACTGATGTACTGAGTCCAAAAGTATTTAAAAATGTAATCGCTCCTCACCTGAAGAGAGTCTTTGAAGCGCTGGCCGAAATTAAGTGCCCGGCTGTGCTGCATATGTGCGGTAAGACGAACCCGATTATGTCCATCATGAAGGGGACAGGTGCTCCGGCTATTTCTGTCGAGCAGAGCAACGATCTGTTAATGAGCCGGGATGATATTGGCTGGGACACCCTCCTATTCGGCAATGTGGACGCTTATAATGTTCTTGTTACTGGCAGCCCGGCAGATGTGGAAGCAGCAGTTATCAAGGCTCTCGAAGGCAGTGCTGATGCTATCTGGCCCAGTTGCGATATCTGGCCCACAGCTCCCATGGAAAATATGAAGGCAATGGTGGAAACTACCAAAAAATACGGCGCTGAAAAGTGGGCCCGCAAAAAGAGATAA
- a CDS encoding ABC transporter ATP-binding protein has translation MALVLSGVTHRFKEIKIFEKLDLEVEEGCFCCIVGPSGCGKSTLLRIISGLYKPVEGRVLLDKAPLSLEKGEIGFVFQEDTLFPWYTVEQNIKFALRARNIDKNLWDRTVDYTLQKVGLAEYRHYYPKQLSGGMKQRVAIARVLAYNPRLLLMDEPFASLDALNRNRLQADLVDLWHREKKTVIFVTHNIDEAVFLAERIVVMGSKPGRIKQILELDLPRPRDRTGAEFCRLRRRILAMIEGAMSEGLSE, from the coding sequence ATGGCGTTAGTTTTAAGCGGTGTTACCCACCGGTTTAAAGAAATAAAGATCTTTGAAAAGCTGGATTTGGAAGTGGAGGAGGGTTGTTTTTGTTGCATAGTCGGGCCCAGCGGATGTGGAAAGAGCACACTGCTGAGAATTATTTCCGGGCTATATAAGCCTGTAGAGGGTAGGGTTTTACTGGACAAAGCGCCTCTGTCACTGGAAAAAGGTGAGATTGGATTTGTTTTTCAGGAAGATACCCTTTTTCCGTGGTATACGGTGGAACAAAATATTAAATTTGCCCTCAGGGCCAGGAATATTGACAAAAACTTGTGGGACCGGACCGTTGATTATACTTTGCAGAAAGTCGGTCTTGCTGAATACAGGCATTATTACCCGAAACAACTATCCGGCGGGATGAAGCAACGGGTAGCCATTGCCCGGGTGTTGGCTTATAATCCCAGACTGCTCCTGATGGATGAGCCCTTTGCCTCCCTTGACGCTTTAAACCGGAACAGGCTCCAGGCTGATCTGGTTGATTTATGGCACAGAGAGAAAAAAACAGTTATATTTGTCACCCATAACATAGATGAAGCGGTATTCCTGGCTGAACGGATAGTCGTTATGGGCTCCAAACCGGGGAGGATAAAACAAATCCTTGAACTTGACCTGCCCCGGCCGCGGGACCGAACAGGTGCTGAGTTCTGCCGTCTCAGACGAAGGATCCTGGCCATGATTGAAGGAGCAATGTCTGAAGGCCTTTCTGAATGA
- a CDS encoding ABC transporter permease produces MDWFICPPAETANVQLKGICFRKKINWVFLRVLSIITVLGLWQVLVSLRLLELPSPWETIKTFIYLLVYGDPLFNKTLVEIVWSSLQIVIKACLLSFAVAIPLGILMGTVTWVRQYVDSVLEMLRPIPPLAWIPLAYVIFARAGSPTECVQVFVVFIGAFFPVLLDTIHGINMVSGIYVEAAMTMGASRWQILTRIMLPGALPSIFNGIRVGFGVGWMCIVAAEFVGGKLGIGYYIWSSYSIGGREAEIISGIIAIGLVGTAINRMVLFLEERLIQWR; encoded by the coding sequence ATGGACTGGTTTATTTGCCCGCCGGCAGAAACTGCAAATGTTCAACTGAAAGGTATCTGTTTCCGTAAAAAGATTAATTGGGTTTTCCTAAGAGTCCTGTCAATTATTACTGTGCTGGGACTCTGGCAAGTACTGGTCAGTCTTCGGTTGCTGGAACTGCCGTCGCCATGGGAAACAATAAAGACATTTATATATTTACTTGTATATGGAGACCCGCTTTTTAACAAGACACTGGTGGAGATAGTCTGGTCAAGTTTGCAGATAGTTATCAAGGCGTGTCTGTTAAGTTTCGCGGTAGCGATTCCCCTGGGCATTTTAATGGGAACGGTAACCTGGGTCAGGCAATATGTTGACTCGGTTTTGGAAATGTTAAGGCCTATTCCGCCGCTGGCCTGGATACCGCTGGCATATGTTATTTTTGCCAGAGCAGGCAGTCCTACTGAGTGTGTGCAGGTTTTTGTGGTTTTTATCGGCGCTTTTTTCCCTGTTTTGCTTGATACAATTCACGGGATTAATATGGTCAGCGGTATCTACGTGGAAGCGGCCATGACAATGGGAGCATCCCGGTGGCAGATCCTAACAAGGATAATGTTACCCGGGGCTTTGCCGTCGATATTTAACGGGATCCGTGTCGGCTTTGGTGTTGGCTGGATGTGCATTGTAGCAGCAGAATTTGTTGGGGGTAAACTGGGTATCGGATATTATATCTGGTCTTCATATTCCATCGGGGGCCGGGAAGCTGAAATTATCAGCGGCATAATAGCTATCGGGCTGGTGGGTACGGCTATAAACAGAATGGTTCTCTTCCTGGAAGAGAGGTTGATACAATGGCGTTAG
- a CDS encoding respiratory nitrate reductase subunit gamma: protein MEMNELYYKPWIYFWIVQSLGLLLFASGMAYKISFYFKAQRKSLYKKPDYLIMLRAFLREVLFQKQLAEKSFIRWFAHMAIFYGFMGLLLLSAIAVALETVIPRGSGLSLYMLYGQGHNYYKAAGDLFGLFILTGLVVAFIRRYILRDSQLDTDFYDSVTLVILFVLVLTGFLLEAARIALAEPTPALQYSFFGYQLAGLLRGMPGIKAVATGLWVCHSTLNALLFAYLPHSKLLHIISSPLEIVLNASEERMRSDLYYGDSANTKAAS, encoded by the coding sequence ATGGAGATGAATGAACTTTACTATAAACCCTGGATATATTTTTGGATCGTACAGTCTCTGGGCCTGCTGCTGTTTGCATCAGGAATGGCGTATAAAATATCCTTTTACTTTAAAGCCCAAAGAAAATCACTGTATAAAAAGCCTGATTATCTGATCATGTTGAGGGCATTCTTGCGGGAAGTCCTTTTTCAGAAACAGTTGGCGGAAAAAAGTTTCATCCGCTGGTTTGCCCATATGGCCATATTTTACGGATTTATGGGTTTGCTGTTGTTATCAGCAATTGCAGTTGCTCTGGAAACGGTAATTCCCCGGGGTTCCGGTTTAAGTCTTTACATGCTTTACGGGCAGGGGCATAATTATTATAAAGCAGCAGGGGATTTATTTGGCCTGTTCATCTTAACCGGTCTGGTTGTGGCTTTTATCAGGCGTTATATACTCAGGGACAGCCAGTTGGATACAGATTTTTATGATTCAGTAACACTGGTAATCCTCTTTGTACTGGTCCTTACAGGATTTCTGCTGGAGGCGGCCAGAATTGCTCTGGCGGAGCCAACACCTGCACTGCAGTATTCTTTTTTCGGGTATCAGTTGGCCGGATTGTTGCGCGGGATGCCGGGCATTAAGGCTGTGGCAACGGGCTTGTGGGTCTGTCATTCAACGCTGAATGCTCTGTTGTTTGCTTACCTTCCGCACAGCAAACTGCTTCATATAATAAGCAGCCCGCTGGAAATTGTTTTAAATGCTTCCGAGGAAAGAATGAGGAGTGATTTATACTATGGTGACAGTGCAAACACCAAAGCTGCCTCTTGA
- a CDS encoding CobW family GTP-binding protein, whose translation MKIQLICGFLGAGKTTFLKKMLRQQAFDTVVLVNELGELGIDGDVISEGGNFSVVELPSGCICCTLRKSMVDAVREIMEKYAPGQLLIEPSGIASPSSVILALKNADFRAEIELAPVVGIIDSVFFVDVVLPGDMDDIGEFFKDQILNSDIILLNKADLVDKEDINRCKEMILSVNPAALIIPTVYCQTELPGITAKGEVTHIHFSPDFQAESFIFPGAMHRSGLAFLLAGLDSKEYGEIFRAKGIVRTEKGLQVFDWVHGLTNFREIDSMGENRENRLVFIGREIDRARLEKTIRGRLVHGDE comes from the coding sequence ATGAAAATACAACTGATATGCGGATTCTTGGGAGCAGGGAAAACTACTTTCCTGAAAAAAATGCTCCGGCAGCAGGCCTTTGACACGGTTGTCCTGGTAAACGAATTGGGGGAACTCGGTATCGATGGAGATGTTATTTCTGAAGGAGGCAACTTCAGTGTGGTGGAACTGCCGAGTGGCTGTATCTGTTGTACCCTCAGAAAAAGCATGGTGGATGCGGTTAGAGAGATAATGGAAAAATATGCTCCCGGGCAACTGCTCATTGAGCCCTCGGGAATAGCTTCTCCCTCTTCTGTTATTCTGGCCCTAAAGAATGCTGATTTCCGGGCTGAAATTGAACTGGCGCCGGTAGTGGGGATCATTGATTCTGTGTTCTTTGTTGATGTAGTACTTCCTGGTGATATGGACGATATAGGAGAATTTTTTAAGGATCAGATTTTGAATTCGGATATTATCCTGCTTAACAAGGCAGACCTGGTGGATAAAGAGGATATAAACCGCTGCAAGGAAATGATTTTGTCTGTCAATCCGGCAGCGCTGATTATCCCGACAGTTTACTGCCAGACGGAGCTTCCCGGCATTACAGCAAAAGGTGAAGTTACGCATATACACTTTTCGCCGGATTTTCAGGCGGAGTCTTTTATCTTTCCGGGTGCCATGCATCGTTCCGGGCTGGCATTTCTGTTGGCTGGTCTGGACAGCAAAGAATATGGGGAAATATTCAGGGCCAAAGGAATTGTGAGAACCGAAAAAGGTCTACAGGTATTTGACTGGGTGCATGGGCTGACCAATTTCCGGGAAATAGACAGCATGGGAGAAAACAGGGAAAACAGGCTGGTGTTTATCGGGCGTGAAATTGACCGTGCTAGACTGGAAAAAACCATCAGGGGAAGGTTGGTGCATGGAGATGAATGA
- a CDS encoding YeeE/YedE thiosulfate transporter family protein yields MTEFVRTGTPFSVLLLGLITGIAFGFVIFKIGASRYDKILKMLLLKDFGVLKFMMVAVAVGSIGVFLTDSVIYIAPMQWMRLIVGSLIFGVGFALLGGCPGTVMVSLGEGKKDALYGILGGLLGAALYAHVYPVMDKLFIAPYNLGKMTLYSALGVSYGVGLIIWVAVFAGGAFLIHKLFVPGGKKESAGVNTQPAKDV; encoded by the coding sequence ATGACGGAATTTGTGAGAACCGGCACACCCTTCAGTGTTTTGTTGTTAGGACTTATTACAGGTATAGCTTTTGGTTTTGTTATCTTTAAAATAGGTGCGTCCCGCTATGATAAGATTCTTAAAATGCTTTTGCTGAAAGATTTTGGTGTGCTCAAGTTTATGATGGTAGCAGTTGCTGTCGGGTCTATCGGTGTTTTCCTGACCGACAGTGTAATCTATATAGCGCCGATGCAGTGGATGAGACTGATTGTCGGCAGCCTGATATTCGGCGTGGGCTTTGCTTTGCTGGGCGGCTGCCCCGGTACAGTAATGGTTTCCCTTGGGGAAGGGAAAAAAGATGCCCTCTATGGAATATTGGGAGGTTTACTGGGCGCCGCGCTGTATGCCCATGTCTACCCTGTAATGGATAAGCTCTTTATTGCTCCGTATAACCTTGGCAAGATGACATTGTACAGCGCCCTGGGAGTCAGCTACGGAGTCGGGTTGATAATCTGGGTGGCAGTATTTGCAGGAGGCGCGTTCCTTATCCACAAGTTATTTGTGCCCGGCGGTAAAAAAGAATCGGCCGGAGTTAATACACAACCTGCCAAAGACGTATAA
- a CDS encoding 4Fe-4S double cluster binding domain-containing protein yields the protein MPLLTRYTVVFDGEYSKILERGCRTMLNFPLQRRERHMRTIDSEKLKRKILEWGASLVGFGDVSIGLASEFQHMPNAISLAVKHPVGRGIYRCGSMTAYSNQYEEVDRTLESVQKNITALLKSQGWRTLAIPPDSAKIDGTFVSRLYPLFPHKTAATCAGLGWIGKSGLLVNPMFGARLSWATVLTDAPLQVCRSPYVESKCGNCSRCVNACPASAIRNAIWKRGEKAEVFINVKACSEYLSYTARVFQKYICGLCVLACPLGGGKGESRQNSGRSGSMRF from the coding sequence ATGCCCCTCCTTACCCGATATACCGTAGTTTTTGACGGAGAATATTCAAAAATTTTGGAAAGAGGGTGCCGGACTATGCTTAATTTTCCGCTGCAACGAAGGGAGCGACATATGAGAACCATAGATTCAGAAAAATTAAAAAGAAAAATTCTTGAGTGGGGAGCGTCTCTTGTTGGGTTCGGGGATGTGAGTATTGGGTTGGCATCCGAATTTCAACATATGCCCAATGCTATTTCTCTGGCAGTAAAACATCCTGTCGGGCGTGGAATATACAGATGCGGGTCAATGACCGCCTATTCTAATCAATATGAGGAAGTTGACAGAACATTGGAATCGGTCCAGAAAAATATTACGGCCTTGCTCAAATCGCAGGGATGGCGGACCTTGGCCATACCTCCCGATTCGGCCAAAATCGACGGGACATTCGTATCCAGGCTTTATCCTTTGTTTCCCCATAAAACTGCTGCCACATGTGCCGGTCTGGGTTGGATTGGCAAGAGCGGGTTGCTGGTTAATCCGATGTTCGGGGCGCGGTTGAGTTGGGCCACTGTGTTAACGGATGCGCCCCTGCAAGTCTGCCGGTCGCCCTATGTGGAAAGTAAGTGCGGAAACTGTTCCCGGTGTGTGAATGCCTGTCCGGCATCTGCTATAAGAAATGCCATCTGGAAACGGGGAGAAAAAGCGGAAGTATTTATTAACGTGAAGGCCTGTTCGGAATATCTGAGTTATACGGCCAGGGTTTTTCAGAAATATATTTGCGGGCTTTGTGTGCTTGCCTGCCCTTTGGGAGGTGGGAAGGGTGAAAGCCGTCAAAACAGTGGTAGAAGCGGGAGCATGCGGTTTTAA
- a CDS encoding carboxymuconolactone decarboxylase family protein, whose product MSEEKKLTPEEANKYMEEQMLFVPRMFKVANQINPEAGKTFADFYNSLWKDGALSRKVKELIFMACAVAYCSPRCIVHAYPAAKAGATVEETFEAAAIGMIAAGFVPGGPGIPYAFEYAAKCVEIVEKTHKGEPWEYLPKPKWDHGVY is encoded by the coding sequence ATGAGTGAAGAAAAGAAATTGACTCCGGAAGAAGCTAACAAATACATGGAAGAACAAATGCTTTTTGTACCCAGGATGTTTAAGGTGGCAAATCAAATTAATCCTGAAGCAGGCAAGACTTTTGCTGATTTTTACAACAGTTTGTGGAAAGACGGAGCGCTTAGCCGCAAGGTAAAAGAATTGATTTTCATGGCATGTGCTGTAGCTTATTGTTCCCCCCGATGTATTGTTCATGCATATCCGGCAGCTAAGGCCGGCGCTACTGTAGAGGAAACTTTTGAGGCAGCGGCTATCGGCATGATTGCAGCCGGTTTTGTTCCCGGTGGACCTGGAATACCCTATGCATTTGAGTATGCGGCAAAATGTGTTGAGATAGTTGAAAAGACTCATAAAGGCGAGCCCTGGGAATACCTGCCGAAGCCGAAATGGGACCACGGTGTTTATTAA
- a CDS encoding (Fe-S)-binding protein, with translation MVTVQTPKLPLDQLSPRQLMSLDACTRCGECQKWCPVYTLENKEDVTPRAKMKYLKDILRSQYSGFLGLKLFKPEINPDIFDNFSRRLYDCSCCNQCHFVCPVRIDTVELWENIREAMFVSRLGPAPDSRTYCETLKQYGNPYKKEQSARTDWIEKGLAKGTLLARPEFIQVNLAPVLLFLGCTASFDEKINLVSQHAANILSYAGIPFGILGPDEFCCYGKLRRIGDPEFQSLARANLEKLNTLGINTLVTACAGCYKTIKQDYSKIGRQNFKVYHLAEYIDILLAEGKISLNVPIPGKITYHDPCLLGRHNGIYEAPRRVLRAIPQLELVEMERNRQYSRCCGVGGGLKMANHDLQEAASVYRIREAEATGAGYLTTPCPTCYSGLAGGAEKNGSPIKLYHFAELVSKAMGIKSDL, from the coding sequence ATGGTGACAGTGCAAACACCAAAGCTGCCTCTTGACCAACTGAGCCCAAGACAGTTGATGAGTCTGGATGCCTGCACAAGATGCGGGGAGTGTCAGAAATGGTGTCCGGTGTATACTCTGGAGAATAAGGAAGATGTTACCCCAAGGGCCAAAATGAAATATCTGAAGGATATTTTGCGGAGTCAGTATTCCGGCTTCTTGGGACTGAAATTATTTAAGCCGGAAATAAATCCTGATATTTTTGATAATTTCAGCAGGCGTTTGTATGACTGTTCCTGTTGCAACCAGTGTCACTTTGTCTGCCCGGTAAGGATTGATACCGTTGAGTTATGGGAAAACATCCGGGAAGCAATGTTTGTGTCACGGTTAGGTCCCGCACCGGATTCCAGAACATATTGTGAGACCTTAAAACAGTATGGCAATCCATATAAGAAGGAACAATCGGCCAGGACGGACTGGATTGAGAAAGGACTGGCGAAAGGAACTCTGCTGGCAAGACCTGAGTTTATCCAGGTTAACCTGGCGCCGGTCTTACTGTTCCTGGGCTGCACAGCCAGTTTTGATGAGAAGATCAACCTGGTTTCCCAGCATGCAGCCAATATCCTCAGTTATGCGGGGATTCCGTTCGGTATTCTGGGGCCCGATGAATTCTGCTGCTATGGAAAACTCAGGAGGATCGGGGATCCCGAGTTTCAAAGTCTGGCCCGGGCCAATCTCGAAAAACTCAACACTCTTGGCATAAATACACTGGTGACGGCCTGTGCCGGTTGTTACAAAACTATAAAACAGGACTACAGCAAAATCGGCAGGCAGAATTTTAAGGTCTACCATCTGGCCGAATATATAGATATTTTGCTTGCTGAAGGGAAAATCAGCCTTAATGTCCCTATACCCGGCAAGATAACATATCACGACCCGTGTTTGCTGGGCAGACATAACGGAATATACGAAGCGCCCCGCAGAGTACTGCGGGCCATCCCGCAACTGGAGCTGGTCGAAATGGAGAGGAACCGGCAATATTCCAGATGCTGTGGGGTTGGTGGCGGACTTAAAATGGCGAACCATGACCTTCAGGAAGCAGCTTCCGTTTACCGGATCAGGGAAGCGGAGGCAACGGGAGCAGGTTATCTGACAACTCCGTGCCCGACCTGTTATTCCGGTCTGGCAGGAGGAGCGGAGAAAAATGGTTCGCCGATAAAGCTCTATCATTTTGCCGAGCTTGTTTCCAAAGCCATGGGAATAAAATCTGACTTATAG
- a CDS encoding YeeE/YedE thiosulfate transporter family protein, which yields MSQNQSHREWHWVVAGIALGLVITFAFATGHPVGTATTYERVAGHILEFISPEYVANTVHYYREAAPVAEWQTFFVLGLIVAGLIARFFVVGKKAEDVPEMFAQHISRSPGRRYWHAFLGGVFLLFGSRLAGGCTSGLFMSGGSQLALASLVFAAGMFVSGVITAKLLYRGRDV from the coding sequence ATGAGTCAAAATCAGAGTCATCGTGAATGGCACTGGGTTGTAGCCGGAATCGCCCTGGGATTGGTTATTACTTTTGCTTTTGCCACAGGCCACCCGGTCGGAACGGCTACGACTTATGAACGTGTAGCCGGTCATATCCTGGAGTTCATTTCCCCGGAATATGTTGCGAATACTGTTCATTACTATAGGGAAGCAGCTCCGGTCGCAGAGTGGCAGACTTTCTTTGTCTTGGGATTAATAGTTGCCGGTCTCATCGCACGTTTCTTTGTTGTAGGCAAGAAAGCAGAGGATGTTCCCGAAATGTTTGCGCAACATATCAGTCGTAGCCCCGGGAGAAGATACTGGCACGCATTTCTTGGCGGTGTATTTTTACTGTTTGGTTCCCGGCTGGCAGGCGGCTGCACCAGCGGGCTCTTTATGAGCGGTGGCAGCCAGTTAGCCCTGGCTTCTCTGGTTTTTGCTGCCGGAATGTTTGTTTCAGGTGTAATTACAGCCAAGCTTCTCTATAGAGGGAGGGATGTATAA
- a CDS encoding DUF6951 family protein, whose translation MKAVKTVVEAGACGFKVLIMAELDEQKLLNLKFHSACKPVMELNGKFESLNWKKGVFGKMLDSYIYKVCSEHLKHVDCPVPSAILKSVQVLAGAAVEQEVHMKIRFFNQECADSE comes from the coding sequence GTGAAAGCCGTCAAAACAGTGGTAGAAGCGGGAGCATGCGGTTTTAAAGTACTTATAATGGCAGAACTTGATGAGCAAAAACTGCTCAACCTGAAATTTCACAGCGCATGTAAACCTGTCATGGAATTAAACGGCAAATTTGAGAGTCTGAACTGGAAAAAAGGCGTCTTTGGCAAAATGCTTGATTCATACATATATAAGGTATGTTCTGAACACTTGAAGCATGTGGATTGTCCTGTGCCCAGCGCAATTTTAAAATCTGTCCAGGTATTGGCCGGTGCGGCCGTGGAACAGGAAGTACACATGAAAATCAGGTTTTTTAATCAGGAGTGTGCGGATTCTGAGTAA
- a CDS encoding MBL fold metallo-hydrolase — protein sequence MLEDPDLNISTYISAPVRQRPADCLINEGDEIETGSLKLKVIGISRACRGNHCREREKV from the coding sequence ATGCTGGAAGACCCGGACCTAAATATTTCTACATATATCAGCGCCCCTGTCAGACAGCGACCGGCAGATTGTTTGATAAATGAAGGCGATGAAATAGAAACAGGCAGCCTGAAATTGAAGGTTATTGGTATATCCCGGGCATGCAGGGGTAACCACTGTCGGGAGAGAGAAAAAGTTTAA
- a CDS encoding ABC transporter substrate-binding protein, protein MKVRVFSVIAFLLVIMLLSGCSGPKKKDNGSQQAADKKDNVVYLVQTAPTNMLEQLKAGEIDGFVAWEPFCTVAAKAGQGKYLFKSPDVWQNHPCCVVAVSGNFQDKQAVEAFVWAHIKATRFINDPANRDKVIKYASEFTGKSPDVAEKALANITYVEYPAKEEFQDYYNSLEQGGLIKRSVSDLGYQDRDSFFAAFLQESVYKDVADRLDRNSDWVPEPVADNTRLRVGYLNYDLHQLAMYVAEKEGYYAKVGLLPGRNLETRVFPNGVAVMEAFKAKDIDMAYLGGAPATLKRINDNIPVEVVAGANNEGSGLIVRNDTAINSVADLKGKTIAVPGLGTVQFTLLDKALKNNGLRPIIK, encoded by the coding sequence ATGAAAGTAAGGGTTTTTTCTGTAATTGCGTTTTTGCTTGTTATTATGCTTCTGAGTGGGTGTTCAGGTCCGAAAAAGAAAGATAACGGTTCTCAGCAGGCTGCTGACAAAAAGGACAATGTTGTATATCTGGTGCAGACAGCTCCCACTAACATGTTGGAACAGCTAAAAGCGGGGGAGATTGACGGCTTTGTGGCCTGGGAACCGTTTTGTACGGTGGCCGCTAAAGCCGGTCAGGGCAAATACTTATTTAAGTCACCGGATGTCTGGCAAAATCATCCGTGTTGTGTGGTTGCTGTAAGTGGTAATTTTCAAGATAAGCAAGCGGTCGAAGCCTTTGTTTGGGCACATATAAAAGCTACCAGGTTTATTAATGATCCCGCTAACAGGGATAAGGTTATTAAATATGCCAGTGAATTCACCGGGAAGAGTCCCGATGTGGCAGAAAAGGCGTTGGCCAATATTACTTATGTTGAATATCCCGCCAAGGAAGAATTTCAGGATTATTATAACAGTTTGGAACAGGGCGGCCTTATCAAAAGGTCGGTGAGTGACCTTGGGTATCAGGACAGAGACAGTTTTTTTGCCGCGTTTTTGCAGGAATCCGTTTATAAGGATGTGGCTGACAGACTGGACAGGAATTCTGATTGGGTACCGGAGCCGGTTGCGGACAATACCAGGCTGAGGGTCGGTTATTTGAATTATGACCTGCATCAGTTAGCCATGTATGTTGCCGAAAAAGAGGGTTACTATGCCAAAGTCGGTCTGCTGCCGGGACGAAACCTGGAAACCAGGGTTTTTCCTAACGGTGTCGCTGTTATGGAAGCTTTTAAGGCAAAAGACATAGATATGGCATACCTGGGGGGAGCTCCGGCCACGCTGAAAAGGATCAATGACAATATTCCCGTCGAGGTGGTTGCCGGGGCTAATAATGAAGGGTCCGGCCTGATTGTCAGAAACGATACGGCCATCAATTCGGTGGCGGACCTGAAGGGCAAAACCATTGCTGTTCCCGGATTGGGCACCGTGCAATTTACTTTATTGGACAAAGCGCTGAAGAATAATGGATTGCGGCCAATAATCAAATAA